The following are from one region of the Actinoplanes sp. L3-i22 genome:
- a CDS encoding riboflavin synthase, with amino-acid sequence MFTGIVEELGEIVRLTEGAEDSAVIAVRGPLVTSDAGDGDSISVNGVCLTVIDNVDGVFTADVMGETLRRSSLGALTVGSNVNLERAAALGSRLGGHLVQGHVDGVAKVVGREPADQWEVVTFSLPADLARYVVEKGSITVDGVSLTVMAVTDDTFSVGMIPATSKHTVLGSKAIGEPVNLEVDVIAKYVEKMLGSRNV; translated from the coding sequence ATGTTCACCGGCATCGTCGAAGAACTCGGGGAGATCGTCCGTCTCACCGAGGGCGCCGAGGACTCCGCCGTCATCGCCGTCCGGGGGCCACTGGTCACCTCGGACGCGGGCGATGGCGACTCGATCTCCGTCAACGGCGTCTGTCTCACCGTCATCGACAACGTCGACGGGGTGTTCACCGCCGACGTGATGGGTGAGACGCTGCGCCGCTCCTCGCTGGGCGCGCTGACCGTCGGCAGCAACGTCAACCTGGAGCGGGCCGCCGCCCTGGGCAGCCGCCTCGGCGGTCACCTGGTGCAGGGCCACGTGGACGGGGTGGCGAAGGTGGTCGGCCGCGAGCCGGCCGATCAGTGGGAGGTGGTGACCTTCTCACTCCCCGCCGATCTGGCCCGATATGTCGTGGAGAAGGGTTCGATCACGGTGGACGGGGTGTCGCTGACCGTCATGGCGGTCACCGACGACACGTTCTCGGTCGGGATGATCCCGGCCACCTCCAAGCACACGGTGCTGGGCAGCAAGGCCATCGGCGAACCGGTCAACCTCGAGGTCGACGTGATCGCCAAGTACGTCGAGAAGATGCTGGGGAGCCGCAATGTCTGA
- the ribD gene encoding bifunctional diaminohydroxyphosphoribosylaminopyrimidine deaminase/5-amino-6-(5-phosphoribosylamino)uracil reductase RibD has product MVTEDEAMRRAIAQAGRGLGTTSPNPVVGCLLLSADGEIVGEGFHAYAGGPHAEIVALAQAGERARGGVCVVTLEPCNHTGRTGPCSEALIQAGLRRVVIAVDDPNPVASGGAATLRAAGLQVETGVRRAEAELGNIAWLTAVRRARPFVTWKFAATLDGRSAAADGTSQWVSSAESRFDVHELRSTVDAIVAGVGTVLADDPQLTVRDLRDGSLAIKQPLRVVVDSRGRTPENARVRDAAAPTWIVTAAEAGQGPDGRVDLNAVLTELYARGIRNVLLEGGPTLAGAFLAAGLVDRVIGYVAPKLLGAGRPALVDAGIGTIADALELDFTDIAQIGGDLRFTASLRPAKEN; this is encoded by the coding sequence ATGGTGACCGAGGACGAGGCGATGCGCCGCGCGATCGCGCAGGCCGGCCGTGGCCTCGGCACGACCAGCCCGAACCCGGTGGTCGGCTGCCTGCTGCTCAGCGCCGACGGCGAGATCGTCGGCGAGGGCTTCCACGCCTACGCGGGCGGCCCGCACGCCGAGATCGTCGCGCTCGCCCAGGCCGGCGAGCGGGCCCGCGGCGGGGTCTGCGTGGTCACCCTCGAACCCTGCAACCACACCGGCCGCACCGGCCCGTGCTCGGAGGCGCTGATCCAGGCCGGCCTGCGCCGGGTGGTGATCGCCGTCGACGATCCGAACCCGGTGGCCTCCGGCGGCGCCGCCACCCTGCGCGCGGCCGGCCTCCAGGTCGAGACCGGGGTGCGCCGCGCCGAGGCGGAGCTGGGCAACATCGCCTGGCTGACCGCCGTGCGCCGGGCCCGACCGTTCGTGACCTGGAAGTTCGCCGCCACGCTGGACGGTCGCTCGGCCGCCGCGGACGGGACGAGCCAGTGGGTCAGCTCGGCCGAGTCCCGCTTCGACGTGCACGAGCTGCGCAGCACGGTGGACGCGATCGTGGCCGGCGTCGGCACGGTGCTCGCCGACGACCCGCAGCTCACCGTCCGGGACCTGCGGGACGGGTCGCTCGCGATCAAGCAGCCGCTGCGGGTGGTCGTCGACTCGCGGGGGCGTACCCCGGAGAACGCCCGCGTCCGTGACGCCGCCGCACCCACCTGGATCGTCACCGCGGCCGAGGCCGGTCAGGGGCCGGACGGCCGGGTCGACCTGAACGCCGTGCTCACCGAGCTCTACGCGCGGGGCATCCGCAACGTCCTGCTGGAGGGCGGCCCGACGCTGGCCGGCGCGTTCCTCGCGGCCGGCCTGGTCGACCGGGTGATCGGCTACGTCGCGCCGAAACTGCTCGGCGCCGGCCGTCCCGCCCTGGTCGACGCGGGGATCGGCACCATCGCCGACGCCCTGGAGCTCGACTTCACCGACATCGCGCAGATCGGGGGCGACCTGCGCTTCACCGCTTCGTTGCGTCCCGCTAAGGAGAACTGA
- a CDS encoding aminotransferase class V-fold PLP-dependent enzyme: protein MDVDALRAGTPGCRHRIHLNNAGAGLMSQATLDTVVEHLRLEAEIGGYEAAGATAGRVAAVYAGLAELLGGRADEIALFDNATHAWQAAFYSVPLKAGDRVLTGRNEYGSNVLAYLQAARRVGAEIVVVPNDEHGQLDTHALAELIDERTRLIGVTHVPTAGGLVNPAAAIGRVARAAGVPYLLDATQSAGQFPVDVAEIGCDFLCGTGRKFLRGPRGTGFLWVRDGILERLDPHVVEIESADWDGARGFDWVPGAQRFATWEMNYAAVLGLGAAVDQALNLGLDEIGKRNAELGDRMRGVLEDLPGVTLHDLGSRQCAIVTATVEGVESEQVVARLAASGVNVTVTVPGHQQFDTEDRNPPPLIRFSPHYYNTEDEVEHAAALVGAMVGKPL from the coding sequence ATGGACGTCGACGCGCTTCGGGCCGGCACCCCCGGTTGCCGGCACCGGATCCACCTGAACAACGCGGGCGCGGGCCTGATGTCGCAGGCCACCCTGGACACGGTCGTCGAGCATCTGCGGCTGGAGGCCGAGATCGGCGGCTACGAGGCGGCCGGCGCGACGGCGGGCCGGGTCGCCGCGGTCTACGCCGGGCTGGCCGAGCTGCTCGGCGGCCGGGCCGACGAGATCGCGCTCTTCGACAACGCGACACATGCCTGGCAGGCCGCGTTCTACTCGGTGCCGCTGAAGGCCGGCGACCGGGTGCTGACCGGCCGCAACGAGTACGGCAGCAACGTGCTCGCCTACCTGCAGGCGGCCCGTCGGGTGGGCGCCGAGATCGTGGTGGTGCCGAACGACGAGCACGGCCAGCTCGACACGCACGCGCTCGCCGAGCTGATCGACGAGCGCACCCGGCTGATCGGGGTGACCCACGTGCCGACCGCGGGTGGCCTGGTCAACCCGGCCGCCGCGATCGGCCGGGTGGCCCGCGCCGCCGGCGTGCCCTACCTGCTGGACGCCACCCAGTCGGCCGGCCAGTTCCCGGTCGACGTCGCCGAGATCGGCTGCGACTTCCTCTGCGGCACCGGGCGCAAGTTCCTGCGCGGGCCGCGCGGCACCGGCTTCCTCTGGGTGCGCGACGGGATCCTGGAGCGGCTCGACCCGCACGTCGTGGAGATCGAGTCGGCGGACTGGGACGGTGCGCGCGGCTTCGACTGGGTGCCCGGCGCGCAGCGGTTCGCCACCTGGGAGATGAACTACGCCGCGGTGCTCGGCCTGGGCGCGGCCGTCGATCAGGCGCTCAACCTGGGGCTGGACGAGATCGGCAAGCGCAACGCGGAGCTCGGCGACCGGATGCGCGGGGTGCTCGAGGACCTGCCGGGCGTGACCCTCCACGACCTCGGCAGCCGGCAGTGCGCGATCGTCACCGCGACCGTCGAGGGGGTGGAGTCCGAGCAGGTGGTGGCCCGGCTGGCGGCCTCCGGCGTGAACGTGACCGTGACCGTCCCGGGACACCAGCAGTTCGACACCGAGGACCGGAACCCGCCGCCGCTGATCCGCTTCTCGCCGCACTACTACAACACCGAGGACGAGGTCGAGCACGCCGCGGCCCTGGTCGGAGCGATGGTCGGTAAGCCGTTGTGA
- a CDS encoding TetR/AcrR family transcriptional regulator, with translation MPADDALRDRLVRVGAALLRTESPGALSLREIARRAGVSHGAPRRYFPTHLSLLSAIARSGFADLSDQVRTALRAGPEDPRTKIKTIAFLYVRFAAGNRGMFELMFRHDLLSSGGELGLRDASLPLFRLLTELVAAARPQAAAEPAEPVPAAHPQTAAEPLPAAPAEVTAAAIWGTLHGIAELWNWGSLTLATAATDPAPFIDATLTAHLGPEGPP, from the coding sequence ATGCCCGCTGACGACGCCTTACGTGATCGGCTGGTGCGCGTCGGGGCTGCATTGCTACGCACGGAAAGTCCCGGCGCGCTCTCACTGCGTGAGATAGCCCGTCGCGCCGGCGTCTCGCACGGAGCGCCGCGCCGCTACTTCCCGACCCACCTGTCGCTGCTCTCGGCGATCGCCCGCTCCGGCTTCGCCGACCTCTCCGACCAGGTGCGGACCGCCCTGCGGGCCGGCCCGGAAGACCCCCGAACAAAGATCAAGACAATTGCTTTCCTGTACGTACGGTTCGCCGCCGGCAACCGCGGCATGTTCGAACTGATGTTCCGCCACGATCTGCTGTCCAGCGGTGGCGAACTGGGCCTGCGGGACGCGTCCCTCCCGCTCTTCCGTCTGCTGACCGAGCTGGTCGCGGCCGCCCGCCCGCAAGCCGCCGCCGAGCCGGCCGAGCCGGTCCCCGCGGCCCACCCGCAGACCGCCGCCGAGCCGCTCCCCGCGGCACCCGCCGAGGTGACCGCCGCGGCGATCTGGGGCACCCTGCACGGCATCGCCGAGCTGTGGAACTGGGGCTCGCTGACCCTGGCCACCGCCGCCACCGACCCGGCCCCGTTCATCGACGCCACCCTGACCGCCCACCTCGGCCCGGAAGGTCCGCCATGA
- a CDS encoding lysophospholipid acyltransferase family protein: protein MPPLYAGAHRTLGALLRGLWPTTVTGLENIPGDSGAILCPNHHAIADQLFLGVNTPRHVAFWAKAEYFRSPGARGNLTRRVVTGMGAIPVERGGGRAVLSAFDAAVPILKAGGLVAVFPEGTRSPDGRLYRGRTGAVRLAAQAGVPVVPVGITGTDHIRPAGRRFPRRHPVTLTFAPPIPVKVESAADARRLTDDLIAAIQSLTAQEYVPSYAPPRTP from the coding sequence ATGCCGCCCCTCTACGCGGGTGCCCACCGCACGCTCGGCGCGCTCCTGCGCGGCCTCTGGCCCACCACGGTGACCGGCCTGGAGAACATTCCCGGCGACTCCGGCGCGATCCTGTGCCCGAACCACCACGCCATCGCCGACCAGCTCTTCCTGGGCGTCAACACGCCGCGGCACGTCGCGTTCTGGGCCAAGGCGGAATACTTCCGCTCCCCCGGCGCCCGCGGCAACCTCACGCGACGGGTCGTCACCGGGATGGGGGCGATCCCGGTCGAGCGGGGCGGCGGGCGGGCGGTGCTCTCCGCGTTCGACGCGGCGGTACCGATCCTGAAGGCGGGCGGCCTGGTCGCGGTCTTCCCGGAGGGCACCCGGTCACCGGACGGCCGCCTCTACCGCGGCCGCACCGGCGCGGTCCGCCTCGCCGCCCAGGCCGGCGTCCCGGTCGTCCCGGTCGGCATCACCGGCACCGACCACATCCGCCCGGCCGGCCGGCGCTTCCCCCGACGCCACCCGGTCACCCTGACCTTCGCCCCGCCGATCCCGGTCAAGGTCGAGTCCGCGGCGGACGCCCGCCGCCTCACCGACGACCTGATCGCCGCCATCCAGTCACTGACCGCCCAGGAATACGTCCCGTCCTACGCCCCACCCCGCACGCCCTGA
- a CDS encoding response regulator, whose translation MSNAEPGPAVDDFGSDAEEQRPDLILVVDDDQDIASFVEFNLKVHGFEVIRARDGQEALGLMETHRPDLAVVDWMMPRMDGVELIRELRADPLTSALPVIMLTAKSMTGDKVVGLTSGADDYLTKPFDTAELIARVSTTLRRNKEFREVSPLTGLPGNARVRREIADRIKNGGDYSVGYIDIDRFKSVNDVYGFDRGDEFITAMARSLQRASASTGKPSIFLGHIGGDDFVFICHPDQVLPLTKSMVTDFESAADRLYDQKDAQRGYIEVPDRRGNKQRAALVTLSIGVAQATGGGRQFVDPRTVIAVASEMKKVAKSQPGSYVAIDRRRETE comes from the coding sequence GTGAGTAACGCCGAGCCGGGGCCCGCGGTCGACGACTTCGGGTCCGACGCCGAGGAGCAACGACCCGATCTCATCCTGGTCGTCGACGACGATCAGGACATCGCGAGCTTCGTCGAGTTCAACCTCAAGGTGCACGGCTTCGAGGTGATCCGCGCCCGGGACGGGCAGGAGGCGCTCGGCCTGATGGAGACGCACCGGCCGGACCTGGCCGTCGTCGACTGGATGATGCCCCGGATGGACGGGGTCGAGCTGATCCGCGAGCTGCGCGCCGACCCGCTGACCTCCGCGCTGCCGGTGATCATGCTGACCGCCAAGAGCATGACCGGCGACAAGGTGGTCGGCCTGACCAGCGGCGCCGACGACTACCTGACCAAGCCGTTCGACACCGCCGAGCTGATCGCCCGGGTCTCCACCACGCTGCGGCGCAACAAGGAGTTCCGCGAGGTCTCGCCGCTGACCGGCCTGCCCGGCAACGCGCGGGTGCGCCGCGAGATCGCCGACCGGATCAAGAACGGCGGCGATTACTCGGTCGGCTACATCGACATCGACAGATTCAAGAGCGTCAATGACGTTTACGGTTTCGACCGCGGCGACGAATTCATCACCGCAATGGCGCGGAGCCTGCAACGGGCCAGCGCCTCGACCGGAAAGCCGTCGATCTTCCTCGGTCACATCGGCGGCGACGACTTCGTCTTCATCTGCCATCCGGACCAGGTGCTCCCGCTGACCAAGAGCATGGTGACCGATTTCGAGTCCGCGGCCGACCGGCTCTACGACCAGAAGGACGCGCAGCGCGGCTACATCGAGGTGCCCGACCGTCGCGGCAACAAGCAGCGTGCCGCCCTGGTCACACTCTCCATCGGGGTGGCGCAGGCGACCGGGGGCGGCCGGCAGTTCGTCGATCCGCGAACGGTCATCGCGGTCGCCTCGGAGATGAAAAAGGTCGCGAAGTCCCAGCCGGGCTCGTACGTCGCGATCGACCGCCGCCGCGAAACCGAATAG
- the rpe gene encoding ribulose-phosphate 3-epimerase, whose amino-acid sequence MTSSPIIAPSILASDFSRLGEEVRAIEGAADWVHVDVMDNHFVPNLTLGLPIVQSLRKATTIPFDVHLMITDPERWAPAYAEAGAYNVTFHAEACDDPVGLAKSLRAAGAKAGLAIDRDTPVEPYLELLPYLDTVLIMTIKAGFGGQKFMPEMLEKVRDVRRRVSVGNLDVRIEVDGGIAADTIEQAAAAGADAFVAGTAVYGAADPAEAVRKLRALAAERMGISM is encoded by the coding sequence GTGACGTCATCGCCGATCATCGCGCCGAGCATCCTCGCCTCCGACTTCTCCCGGCTCGGTGAGGAAGTGCGGGCCATCGAGGGGGCGGCCGACTGGGTGCACGTGGATGTCATGGACAACCACTTCGTGCCGAACCTCACGCTCGGCCTGCCGATCGTGCAGAGCCTGCGCAAGGCGACCACGATCCCGTTCGACGTGCACCTGATGATCACCGACCCGGAGCGCTGGGCGCCGGCCTATGCCGAGGCCGGGGCGTACAACGTGACGTTCCACGCCGAGGCCTGTGACGACCCGGTCGGGCTGGCCAAGTCGCTGCGGGCGGCCGGGGCCAAGGCCGGCCTGGCGATCGACCGGGACACGCCCGTGGAGCCGTACCTGGAGTTGTTGCCCTATCTGGACACCGTGCTGATCATGACGATCAAGGCCGGCTTCGGTGGGCAGAAGTTCATGCCGGAGATGCTGGAAAAGGTGCGTGACGTGCGCCGACGCGTGTCCGTCGGGAACCTGGACGTCCGCATCGAGGTGGACGGCGGGATCGCCGCGGACACCATCGAGCAGGCCGCCGCGGCCGGTGCCGACGCGTTCGTGGCGGGCACCGCCGTCTATGGGGCTGCCGATCCCGCCGAGGCGGTGCGTAAGCTTCGGGCACTGGCCGCCGAGCGCATGGGGATCTCGATGTGA